The sequence below is a genomic window from Cicer arietinum cultivar CDC Frontier isolate Library 1 chromosome 6, Cicar.CDCFrontier_v2.0, whole genome shotgun sequence.
CATATCTCTTAAATTTTCATCTGAGCTAGACACTCTTGCTGTCATTCTACTAGTTAGGCACAGCCCAGCGGTGCTTTTGTGTTTGCAGTTTTCCTTTCTGCTGTTTGTTTATCCTTTGTACCCAAAACGAAATAGGAAGGAAGGTGGAAGGAGAAAAATATGTTAATCATTCTGATCTTTTTCGAGTGATTATTTGCCTGATGGGATTATTTGTACCTTAAGCAATGTAATTCTTATTCATTGATTAACTCCTATGAAACTTCCGTTTTGCGTATGGCATTATTACCTCTGTGTGTATCCCACTAATTTGGAACATTGCTACTGCTTTTAAGATGCTGCTAATAAGTGTATACAACCAATGAATGACAAATCTTTTCCTTGTTTGTATCCTTTTATAAAGGAGTTTGGATGCATTTTCGACTATtgcctttttcttttaaatacagGGACTTAACTTATTggattatttgttaattattgcTGAATAGATGGTGACTTTGTTTATATCTATTAATATCGCTGTTTTTTAAAATGTAGACAATGCTAATgatgttattgataaaaatcaattagagttttaatcCAAAAATGAAAGAGGAGTTGTCGCTCACTATAAaatgttgttaaaaaaattctattttattttatgattatataagtatttagtttttattaaattaccatAATTCACTTAAATAAGATTTCTGATTTTGggattttaactttttattgttctatttaattttaaaatttggggATTTGTGTGTATTTCATTTGAACATCTAAAAGCTTAAATAGTTGTTCTGAATCTGAAACATAAATGGGTCACGTTTAAGAAACACTCGAGAATCACGTCAAGAAGAAAGTCGAAGAAACTTTACGGAGCAAAATGAAGCAAAAGACACTTTAAATAGTGTGACTAGTATACAAATAAATGTGCTTTGGGGAAAACCCTTTCATTGTTTGACAATGTGGTCAACAAACTAAACAGTTTAATTGTCTTCATCATTTCATAATGATATTGTCTTGGAGGAAAAGGCGAAAAAATACATGCTAAAACAAGGTGAAAAGGGAACTGTTAGAATCTAAACTACAATTTCGACGACCAcagtttataaatatatacattGATGCATCTGAAATTCAGCTTTAGATGTTTGAAATGAAGTCATCAACTCTTGATCATTGTTGTGATGTTGCGGAGCTTCATTATAATtgcaacttttttcttttttgttaattttttatggaataatagaaaaataatttgtgatttttgttacttaatcttaaaaaaataaaaaataaacactcAACATCTTGTCGACATGACTACTCAATTACGATAGGGATAAGTTGATTAGGTGTCATTTTGAACTTATAAACATGTTTACTACTAAACAAAAATGTGTATATGATCAAATTGTTGGTTTTGTGGAGTCTGAATGTGGtggattattatttttatacgaTTATAGAAGAATCAGGAAAGCTTTTATCTGAAAAACATTGTCTGTTGGTATGCATTCAAAAGGACTCATAGTCCTTAATGTGGCATCAAGTGACattgtattatttttactacCAGGTGGTCGTACAACCCAccctaaaataaaattccatTGGGGTGGACATCAAACACAAACCATTTCATGGAATTTCAGTTGAATTGGATGGTGATTCTAGACAAATATTACCCATAATTTGAAGAGGTTCGAGATCAGACACACTTGTTGCTTCTATCAACGCTTTGATTTTATGGAAGTATTGTAAGGTGTTGAGGTTAACGACCAATATGCGGCTACGTGTTTCAGTCATGCCTGATGAACAATGTGATATCAAGAACTTTGTTGATTGGATTATTTCAATAGCGGATGGAGACGATTTTGCCGATGAGAATTGCGAGATATATGTTCAAATTCAATATGTAAATCTGATGTGAATGATCTACAAAGTTAATTTTTCACTGCTAAATTCCTCAACGATATTAAGTGCTCATGTATTTCAAATTACAAGTTGACACTTAGAGTAGGTTGTTCTGCAACGTTAATGAGAAATATTGATCAAACTGTTGATTTGTgtaattgaacaaaaattacAATCACTCACTTGAACAATAATTTATTAGGGACAACTATCATCACATGAAAAACTACGGGCGATAAAATTCTAATTCCAAAAATGAATATGGTTTCGAGTGATCCGGGTTTACCATTTAAGTTTATGAGGAGACAATTTTCGTTGACTATTTGTTTCGCAAATGACAATTAATAAGAGTCACGGTCAACTACTTTCTCATTTTGGCATATATATCTTACTAAATTAGTTCTCACACATGGACAATTATATGTGGTTATATCTAGAGTCACATCAAAAGAATGTCTGAAGTTGCTTATTCTAAATGACAATTATCAAATATGTAATGAGACCATTAATGTAGTTTATTGTGAAGTTTTTGGTAATGTGTAATCAATTATCCTAAACAACATAACTTTATTTATGATAtccattttaaattataatttgagcacactttttatttattattatatatgatattatatgttttgtttcttttgtaatatcaaatattttatttatttatgatttatataaGATATAAATGTGAATGTAAACTATATCATTATGATTGATCGAATAAGTTACTCTGTACTTAGCACGAAGTACacacttatttaaaataaactaaataacaATGACACATGACAAAACTCTTGAGGTAAAATTCCAAATTAATgatttgatgataataaaataaagttaattaaatcctctaaaaaaaattatattgttacTTAACATGTGGTTTTGAGTAAATAAATCAAAGGTAGGCATCAAACATAAAAAGatcacaaaaagaaaatcaacCAAGGTAGTTCTAATtagtaaaatagaaaaatgaagaTCGAATTGGTTTTATAGCATCAATCCAAGAATggtctattttattaaaaaaatcttcatgaagtcaaatattacaaaaatgCATCAAGCTGAAAGGCAAATCACTGATATTTGTCGCAAAGAAAGAGAGTTGTAtactcaatattttttttggacCAACTCATCAAAGGAATCAACAAAATTGAAGCAAAGCATAAAGATTAAACTAGCAAGATTAATCTTTAAAGTTGATGGCTTAAGATAAACAAGTACAACCTGAAAAGAAAGACACTGCAACAAATACAAATTAGACACTACATCACCGAAAAGCATGTCACGGAAACAGTTGTAAAAAAGTGACAAAAGCAAGCAGTTGCTCAAAATATAAACGAATAATGTTCTGATGATTAAGCAGGAACAATCATCTTTTATTTACAACACGTGTCTATTCATTGATATACTTAGCAGCCTGTCTTCCAAGGACTACATGAGCTGACACAAACCTTCAAGAAGCCTATAAAAAGAACCTCAAGGCAAGGAGAATTTCATCAACTCAAAGTGCAAACAATCATTCATTAAAATCATCATTCTTGAGAAATACAAGCTCTAAAATCAAACAAAGGCTTCAACTCTTCTTCATTAGATTTAAGGATCCATTGTCTAGAAGCTTAAAACTGAAACTAAAACAAGTGTTGAGTGAAGGTTGGTCCATAATTATTCTCAAATcatttttgaaactcaaaacaCTATAAAACTAGAAATAGTGTGAgtaaagttgagaaatccttttgTAACTGATCAAGGTTGATCTTGAACATTGGTTGGAAAAACAAGAACATTATTGTTTAAACACTTTAATGAAAAAGTTCACAAACTGTGAGGACTAGACGAAACCCATTTTGGATGAACCATCACATTGTGAAGAGCGTGACTTTATACACATtatacttcaattttattttataataatacatttaaatatgttaaaaattaaaaaagattaatatacataaattattaaaagttaaatatctaataaaaatattaaagtttaatataataattataataattaaaaaatattatttatatttatttgaatatattatcCAAAAAGATTTGTtatgtagtatttttttaattgaatatgtTGATTTTAAAAGTCTTGAGGTTCTCTATGTAAAAGAAAAGTCTAACATGCCTGAGTATGACATGACCattaataacatattacaaaaacaaaaaaaactattacTATTTGCAGAGTGAGACAAAGGCAAGAACTTAGGTGCAGAGTGGAGAGGTGGCATCAAAATGCTGAGAAGAGTTGTTCACCAATCTCGCACATTTCATCGCTCCATTGCAGCCGCATCATGCTATTCATCTTCTACAATCTCCATCGACCGTTCTTCCCTTTGTAACCCACCTGGTTTGTACTCCTACCACTCTACTCTcttccttcctttctttcttccttctttaacttttttttcttcttccttctcgCAGACCATTCTCACAACCCCACTTCCGATACCGAACTCGTCAAACACCTCAAAGGAATCATCAAGGTAGCTATTCCTCACTTCATTTATATTCTATTCTGTAATTCAACTTCCTTAGCTAGCTACAACAACAACACCCTAATTTTATTTCAGCATTATCAAAATTGGCTCTTTTCCCCTTTTTTCCACTTGGGtcttcaaaatttgttttttttttttttaattctcagTTTCGTGGAGGTCCTATCTCATTAGGTGAATACATGTCAGAAGTTTTAACGAATCCTAAAGCTGGATATTACATCAATCGAGATGTTTTTGGAGCTCAAGGTGATTTTATCACTTCTCCTGAAGTTAGCCAGATGTTTGGTGAGGTTAGCTCAATTGAATTATCCACTAAATTTTCAGTTTCattattaaataactttttCTATGTGAACTGTGTTTGCAATTTTCTTGAAAGATTCTAATTTGTTGTTTGTGTATACTTTTAGATGGTTGGTGTATGGGTGATGTGTTTGTGGGAGCAAATGGGCCAACCCAAAAGAGTAAATTTAATTGAGCTGGGTCCCGGACGAGGAACTCTTATGGCTGATCTTCTCCGTGTATGAAACCACAATATCGATATGATTCTGTACCcagaatttcaattttcaatgttTTTACCTTTTCTTTAGATTGTCTATTAAACATTAGAAAGGCTGCATATACAgtattatgattaaaaatatgcTTTTAACTTGTTATAGGGtgcttcaaaatttaaaaacttcaCTGAGTCTTTGCATATACACTTGGTGGAGTGTAGCCCTGCACTACAAAAGCTTCAGCACAAGAATTTGAAATGTGTTGATGAAGAGAATGCTGATAAGCAAACTTTTAGCTCTTTGGTTGGCACCCGCACTCCTGTGTCGTGGCATGCTACATTGGAGGAGGTTTCTTCAGGATGTATGTATTGTTTTTCCAATGAACATAGGATTTTGAACATAAAATAGAATGTTTGGCTAGTTATTACATGAAAGTATAAGTTTGTTTTCTATCATTCattaacataaattttgttACTGTACTGTATTTGAATACTTCCCTAACCAAGTTATTCTTTTTGCTGTGCTCCAGCGCCGACGATTATCATTGCACATGAGTTCTTTGATGCTCTACCAGTCCATCAATTTCAGGTGATAGAGGGCATGTGCTATTAAGTTCAACTAAAACTATGGTATATATAAAGCGGCAAAATTAAGATATGAAATCTGAAGTTCTGCAAGATTTTTGCTTTCACTGTCTTCCATGGTGCCTcaactgttttttatttttgaatgtttTCATCCTCTCCTGTTCTTTTCCATTTTTGCTGGTAACCGATGTATAACTTTATGTTCTGTCTTCATTTGCATTAGTTCACCTAGGATGTTACATTAGACCAGTGCTTTACAATGCTGATCTAGCAACATTTCTAATACTATTGGCATTACAATGCCAATAATATTATGTGTATCTCACTTCTATGTATTCCTCTTGTTATTGGCATCACATGTCTACGAagtatgatttgattttttggGTCTACAGAAAGCATCCCGTGGCTGGTGTGAGAAAATGGTTGATGTGGCCGAAGATT
It includes:
- the LOC101495804 gene encoding uncharacterized protein, which encodes MLRRVVHQSRTFHRSIAAASCYSSSTISIDRSSLCNPPDHSHNPTSDTELVKHLKGIIKFRGGPISLGEYMSEVLTNPKAGYYINRDVFGAQGDFITSPEVSQMFGEMVGVWVMCLWEQMGQPKRVNLIELGPGRGTLMADLLRGASKFKNFTESLHIHLVECSPALQKLQHKNLKCVDEENADKQTFSSLVGTRTPVSWHATLEEVSSGSPTIIIAHEFFDALPVHQFQKASRGWCEKMVDVAEDSSLHFVLSPHPTPATLYLLKRVKWAATEEIAKLNQIEICPKAMDLTQNIVERISSDGGGALIIDYGLDEVVSDSLQAIRKHKFVNLLDDPGSADLSAYVDFASIRHFAEEASGEVSVHGPITQSQFLGALGINFRAESLLQNCTEEQAECLRTGYWRLVGDGEAPFWEGGDDSAPIGMGTRYKAMAIVNKNQGVPVPF